CTATTGCCTTTATAATGATGGTGGTATTGCGTTCCAAACGAATGAATCACTATGGATACTCTCAAATAGAAGGGACAGGGAAATATTGGGTTGCAACACTCAAAAACTATACGGGTATTTTATCTTGGTTGGCTATGGGCTCTCTTTGTATCGCCTTAGCTCGCCCCCAGACAACGCAAGTCAACCAACAACCATCACAAAACCTAGGTATTGATATGATGTTGGCGTTGGATATAAGCACGTCCATGTTGGCAAAAGACCTAAAACCTAATAGACTAGAAGCATTAAAGGAAGTTGCTACAGACTATGTGATCAGAAGGAATATGGATAGGATTGGCCTAGTGATTTACGCAGGAGAATCATACAGCCCCGTTCCTTTAACTACTGATCATAGCTTGCTCAATGAACAAATTAGGTCATTGCAATATGATATGCTTGATGGTGGTACAGCAATTGGCATGGGACTTAGCACTGCCGCAAATAGACTAGCAGAAAGCGCAGCTAAAAGTAAAATCATCATCCTTCTCACAGATGGCGAAAATAATGCTGGGTTGGTTGATCCTATTCAAGCAGGCGAATTATGCGCAAGTTTGGGCATCAAAGTATATACCATCGGTCTAGGCACCAATGGGATTGCTTCCATGCCGGTGGGTATTGACCCGAATACAAAAGAATTTGTTTACCGTCCTGTGCAAGTAACCATAGACGAAGCGCTACTTAAAAGAATAGCTGAAATGACCAATGGTCAATATTTTAGAGCAACAGACAGAGAAAGCTTGGAGAATA
The DNA window shown above is from Flavobacteriales bacterium and carries:
- a CDS encoding VWA domain-containing protein, producing MNHYGYSQIEGTGKYWVATLKNYTGILSWLAMGSLCIALARPQTTQVNQQPSQNLGIDMMLALDISTSMLAKDLKPNRLEALKEVATDYVIRRNMDRIGLVIYAGESYSPVPLTTDHSLLNEQIRSLQYDMLDGGTAIGMGLSTAANRLAESAAKSKIIILLTDGENNAGLVDPIQAGELCASLGIKVYTIGLGTNGIASMPVGIDPNTKEFVYRPVQVTIDEALLKRIAEMTNGQYFRATDRESLENIYGIIDSLEKSEIEGFQFYRYDEHYSIFVWMAIAFIAFELILNFVVLKSAF